The following are encoded in a window of Mycolicibacterium tusciae JS617 genomic DNA:
- a CDS encoding alpha/beta fold hydrolase: MPTEHPTLSATFEASLSPNGIAATYTRAPFQAWSAAAQGVARFWSSAIDQGETPLDVVDTAYRWMQSAFERKPPTWSTPHQVVREWPIARLRDFGVSSRSDVVPVLVLPPQAGHDSCIADFASGQSQIETIRNVGLGRVASLDWIGATYDTKDTTVEDYLAVIADAIQMLGGRVNLVGDCQGGWLGTIYAALHPETVHTLTIAGAPIDTRYGTPQLQEWFGIISPTRSTAAHRMLVAMHAGILPGRYQLAGFKAMEPAGEFERLALLLGNAQDKDDLAHYAKFADWFEHTQDISGAFYLWIVEHLFARNELAAGTLRVAEGRVDLKRIQCPIYMIAGDRDHITPAEQVWSLERYVSTDPKDMTRRLASAGHLGLFMGRHALQDHWTPALTDILQRSLLPN; this comes from the coding sequence ATGCCAACTGAACACCCAACGCTGAGCGCTACTTTCGAAGCAAGCCTCTCACCGAACGGCATCGCCGCCACCTACACACGCGCGCCGTTCCAGGCATGGAGCGCCGCCGCTCAGGGCGTCGCTCGATTCTGGAGTTCGGCGATCGACCAGGGCGAAACCCCCCTTGATGTTGTTGATACCGCCTATCGTTGGATGCAGTCGGCATTCGAACGTAAACCTCCAACGTGGTCGACTCCCCACCAAGTAGTCCGGGAATGGCCGATAGCGCGACTGCGTGATTTCGGCGTGAGCTCAAGGTCTGATGTCGTGCCAGTGCTGGTGTTACCACCCCAAGCTGGTCACGATTCGTGTATCGCTGATTTCGCGTCAGGTCAGAGCCAGATCGAAACCATCCGAAATGTCGGGCTGGGCAGAGTGGCATCGCTCGATTGGATCGGCGCGACTTACGACACCAAGGACACAACGGTTGAGGATTATCTCGCGGTAATTGCCGACGCCATCCAAATGCTCGGCGGACGGGTCAACCTCGTCGGGGATTGCCAAGGCGGATGGCTCGGGACGATCTATGCAGCGCTGCACCCGGAGACGGTGCACACGTTGACAATCGCGGGAGCGCCAATTGACACGCGTTACGGCACACCACAACTACAAGAGTGGTTCGGGATAATCAGTCCTACCCGTAGTACAGCAGCCCATCGGATGCTCGTTGCCATGCATGCCGGGATCTTGCCCGGCCGGTACCAACTGGCCGGGTTTAAGGCTATGGAGCCTGCGGGCGAGTTCGAGCGGTTGGCCCTGTTGCTGGGCAATGCGCAGGACAAGGACGATCTGGCCCACTACGCTAAGTTCGCCGACTGGTTCGAGCACACACAGGACATCTCCGGAGCCTTTTACCTCTGGATCGTGGAGCACCTGTTCGCGCGCAATGAGCTTGCCGCCGGAACCCTGCGGGTGGCTGAAGGGCGGGTAGACCTCAAGCGGATCCAGTGCCCGATCTACATGATCGCCGGCGACCGAGACCACATCACTCCGGCGGAACAGGTTTGGTCGTTGGAACGATACGTATCGACCGACCCGAAGGATATGACCCGGCGTCTCGCATCTGCCGGACATCTGGGTCTTTTCATGGGACGTCACGCGTTGCAAGACCATTGGACGCCTGCGTTGACTGACATATTGCAGCGGTCGCTGCTGCCCAATTGA
- the fabG gene encoding 3-oxoacyl-ACP reductase FabG, giving the protein MTSLDTKQQDAPWPAGGENLRGRVAFVTGGIRGIGAAICRDLGNQHATVAAGFGQNSERAKAFADDYEKQLGVRPSLHRGNVASAEDCRRAIREVIDQHGRLDILVNNAGIAIDRTVANMTDEDWYTVIAVNLSGAFFMAQAALAHMVERGSGRIINVSSVIGETGNIGQANYSASKSGLFGLTKTLAKEAAFQLARAGKNSQNGIGLTVNTITPGFIATEMVAKLPEKVINKVTSQIPVGRFGRPEEIGRVVHFLAADASSYITGQVWGVNGGLDM; this is encoded by the coding sequence ATGACCAGTTTGGACACCAAACAGCAGGACGCCCCGTGGCCCGCGGGTGGCGAAAACCTTCGCGGCCGAGTCGCTTTCGTGACCGGGGGTATCCGGGGCATCGGCGCGGCGATCTGCAGGGACCTGGGAAACCAACACGCAACCGTAGCCGCCGGTTTCGGTCAAAACAGCGAACGCGCAAAGGCATTCGCCGACGACTACGAGAAACAGTTGGGTGTACGGCCAAGCCTGCACCGCGGAAATGTCGCTTCCGCCGAGGACTGCCGACGGGCAATCCGCGAGGTCATCGACCAGCACGGGCGGCTCGACATCCTGGTCAACAATGCTGGCATCGCCATCGACCGAACCGTCGCCAACATGACCGATGAGGACTGGTACACCGTGATTGCGGTGAATCTCTCCGGCGCATTCTTTATGGCCCAGGCGGCTCTGGCACACATGGTCGAGCGGGGCAGCGGCCGCATCATCAACGTGTCCTCCGTCATCGGCGAGACCGGCAACATCGGCCAAGCCAACTATTCGGCCTCGAAGTCAGGGCTCTTCGGGTTAACAAAGACCCTGGCAAAGGAGGCGGCGTTTCAGTTGGCCAGGGCCGGCAAAAACAGTCAGAACGGGATCGGGCTGACCGTCAACACCATCACTCCGGGCTTCATCGCCACAGAGATGGTCGCGAAGTTACCCGAGAAGGTGATTAACAAGGTCACCAGCCAGATTCCGGTCGGCCGCTTCGGACGACCCGAAGAAATCGGCCGAGTTGTGCACTTCCTCGCCGCCGACGCTTCCTCATACATCACCGGCCAAGTGTGGGGAGTCAACGGCGGGCTTGATATGTGA
- a CDS encoding aldehyde dehydrogenase family protein, translating into MTDTLTVKPAVDEVSAIVARARDAQRGIESYTQEQVDELCTAVAWAVGRPAQTTSLAQLAVDEGGFGNYDDKVTKINKRVLGVLADMRTVKTVGIVEEDHDRGLVKIAKPVGVVAALIPTTGPDATPPLKALMALKGRNAIVVAPHPRTVNTTINVVETMRKACEQVGAPADLIQVLDKPSITKTQELMRQADLIVATGGAGMVKAAYSSGTPAYGVGVGNSVHVVDETADLDDAAAAISAAKTFDYATSCLADNAIVVEESVYDALMTRLVERGGHVCTADEKKALQHRMWPDGGHIPTPDVIAKSATHIAEISGFSIPADRTFSSLRRREPGPTTRFRARSSR; encoded by the coding sequence ATGACTGACACACTGACAGTCAAACCAGCCGTCGACGAGGTTTCGGCGATCGTCGCCCGCGCGCGCGACGCGCAGAGGGGGATCGAAAGTTACACCCAGGAGCAAGTGGACGAGTTGTGCACCGCAGTGGCCTGGGCAGTAGGCCGCCCGGCCCAGACAACGTCATTGGCGCAACTGGCGGTCGACGAGGGCGGCTTCGGCAACTACGACGACAAAGTCACCAAGATCAACAAGCGAGTTCTGGGTGTGCTCGCCGACATGCGAACGGTTAAGACCGTGGGCATCGTGGAGGAAGATCACGACAGAGGCCTGGTCAAGATCGCCAAACCTGTAGGCGTAGTCGCCGCGTTGATCCCCACCACCGGTCCGGATGCGACGCCCCCTCTAAAGGCATTGATGGCGCTGAAGGGCCGCAACGCCATCGTCGTCGCACCGCATCCGCGCACCGTGAACACAACCATCAATGTTGTTGAAACGATGCGAAAAGCGTGCGAACAGGTGGGCGCACCGGCTGACCTCATTCAGGTTCTCGACAAGCCGTCGATCACCAAGACGCAGGAGCTGATGCGCCAGGCTGACTTGATCGTCGCGACGGGCGGCGCCGGAATGGTGAAGGCCGCGTACAGTTCCGGAACGCCGGCGTACGGGGTCGGAGTGGGCAACTCGGTTCACGTCGTCGATGAAACTGCCGACCTCGACGATGCAGCCGCGGCGATTTCCGCGGCGAAGACATTCGATTATGCGACCAGCTGCCTGGCCGATAACGCCATCGTCGTCGAGGAATCTGTCTACGACGCATTGATGACCAGGCTCGTCGAGAGGGGCGGCCACGTCTGCACGGCCGACGAGAAGAAAGCGCTGCAGCATCGGATGTGGCCCGACGGTGGGCATATTCCAACACCTGACGTTATTGCCAAGTCTGCCACCCATATCGCCGAGATCAGTGGATTTTCGATCCCTGCGGACCGCACTTTCTCCTCGTTGAGGAGACGGGAACCGGGCCCGACTACCCGTTTTCGGGCGAGAAGCTCTCGGTAG